A part of Pseudoliparis swirei isolate HS2019 ecotype Mariana Trench chromosome 8, NWPU_hadal_v1, whole genome shotgun sequence genomic DNA contains:
- the bcl6ab gene encoding BCL6A transcription repressor b isoform X1 has product MHRVSRKLLQDCDSMATTADGCIQFTRHAGDVLLNFNRLRSRNILTDVTIQVDGQHFHAHKAILVACSGFFYSVFMDPKNADLGAISLDPKVDSKGFSILLDFMYTSCLDIKDSLVLDTMNTAIYLQMEHVADTCHRFIKSRHQIEEVQINSSHLVEEIAALTPVDEKEPDYKSNRMSTSYPLQECRGFIPNVFRGINTSGSNHVYGDLPVPAGMLNGTYKISDLPRGGTLSQKQCLQVPSANMAHNETTTTLISHPVVSHPGNPTTIIQPAGAHESLQRPVSHVGEDDIQYPQTSCLRLSPGFSKGVICSPQSPLRSDCQPNSPTESNSSKNATLSLRQPSDCPKDTKARNWKKYKFIVMNRSPDENEKEAQGGGGEAVAMSPTLGHCGSGASSGHGELQAEDGADDHREEILMSQSVDSCSSSTCSSISYRRCSSCGCESPQCMDMGHLSLDSYSRDDTTKLHSECSSSSCEGNVYFCNECDSKFTEQDSLKEHMAQVHSDKPYKCDCCQAAFRYKGNLASHKTVHSGSKPYHCNICGAQFNRPANLKTHTRIHSGEKPYKCETCGSRFVQVAHLRAHVLIHTGEKPYPCEICGTHFRHLQTLKSHMRIHTGEKPYHCEKCDLHFRHKSQLRLHLRQKHGAVTNTKAQYRRAPSNMLTGLVKSC; this is encoded by the exons ATGCACAGAGTTTCGAGGAAACTTTTAcaag ATTGTGACAGCATGGCCACGACTGCAGACGGCTGCATTCAATTCACACGCCATGCAGGCGACGTCCTGCTCAACTTTAACCGCCTCCGCAGCAGGAACATCCTGACGGATGTCACCATCCAGGTGGACGGACAGCATTTTCATGCTCACAAGGCCATCTTGGTGGCCTGCAG TGGTTTCTTTTATTCTGTGTTCATGGACCCCAAGAACGCAGACCTTGGTGCCATCAGCTTAGACCCCAAAGTGGACTCCAAGGGTTTCTCCATCCTGCTGGACTTCATGTACACGTCCTGTCTGGATATTAAGGACAGTCTGGTCCTGGACACGATGAACACAGCCATCTACCTCCAGATGGAACATGTGGCCGACACCTGCCACAGGTTCATCAAGTCCag GCATCAGATCGAAGAGGTACAGATCAACTCATCACACCTGGTTGAGGAGATCGCTGCTTTGACGCCTGTTGACGAGAAAGAGCCAGACTATAAAAGCAACCGCATGTCAACCTCATACCCTCTCCAGGAGTGCAGGGGCTTCATCCCTAATGTTTTTAGGGGAATCAACACTTCTGGTTCCAATCACGTCTACGGTGACCTTCCTGTCCCTGCTGGGATGTTGAACGGTACCTATAAGATCAGCGACCTTCCTAGAGGAGGGACTTTGTCCCAGAAACAATGCTTGCAGGTACCCAGCGCCAACATGGCTCACAACgagaccaccaccaccctcatcTCCCACCCTGTGGTATCCCACCCCGGTAACCCCACCACTATCATCCAACCTGCTGGAGCCCACGAGAGCCTTCAAAGGCCTGTCTCTCACGTGGGGGAAGACGACATTCAGTATCCACAGACCAGCTGCCTAAGATTGTCCCCAGGTTTTAGCAAAGGTGTGATCTGCAGCCCTCAAAGCCCCCTCAGGTCTGACTGCCAGCCCAACTCGCCCACAGAGTCCAACAGCAGCAAAAACGCCACGCTGAGCCTCAGACAGCCCTCCGACTGCCCCAAAGACACCAAGGCCCGCAACTGGAAGAAGTACAAGTTCATCGTGATGAACCGATCTCCTGATGAGAATGAAAAGGAGGCTCAGGGAGGCGGTGGGGAAGCTGTAGCCATGTCCCCGACACTGGGCCACTGTGGGAGCGGTGCATCCAGTGGACACGGTGAGCTCCAGGCAGAAGACGGAGCCGACGATCACAGAGAAGAAATCCTCATGTCTCAGAGTGTggacagctgcagcagcagcacctgTAGCAGCATCAG CTATCGTAGATGCTCCTCATGTGGCTGTGAAAGCCCCCAGTGCATGGACATGGGTCACCTTTCTCTGGACTCATACAGCCGAGACGACACCACAAAACTGCACTCTGAgtgttcctcctccagctgtg AAGGCAACGTCTACTTCTGCAACGAATGTGACTCCAAGTTCACAGAACAAGACTCCCTGAAGGAACACATGGCCCAGGTTCACAGTGACAAGCCATACAAGTGTGACTGCTGCCAGGCCGCCTTCCGCTACAAGGGCAACCTGGCCAGCCACAAGACGGTTCACAGCG GTTCAAAACCCTACCACTGCAACATATGCGGCGCTCAGTTTAACCGGCCAGCCAACCTCAAGACGCATACGCGCATCCACTCTGGAGAAAAGCCATATAAGTGCGAGACATGCGGTTCCAGATTTGTCCag GTGGCCCATCTTCGCGCCCATGTGTTaattcacacaggagagaagccGTACCCCTGTGAGATCTGTGGGACTCACTTCCGCCACCTTCAGACGCTCAAGAGCCACATGCGCATTCACACAGGAGAAAAGCCTTATCAT TGTGAGAAATGTGACCTCCACTTCAGACACAAGAGTCAGCTGAGGCTTCATCTGCGGCAGAAGCACGGCGCGGTCACCAACACCAAGGCTCAGTACCGCCGGGCCCCGAGCAACATGCTCACAGGCCTGGTGAAGTCCTGCTGA
- the bcl6ab gene encoding BCL6A transcription repressor b isoform X2, whose product MATTADGCIQFTRHAGDVLLNFNRLRSRNILTDVTIQVDGQHFHAHKAILVACSGFFYSVFMDPKNADLGAISLDPKVDSKGFSILLDFMYTSCLDIKDSLVLDTMNTAIYLQMEHVADTCHRFIKSRHQIEEVQINSSHLVEEIAALTPVDEKEPDYKSNRMSTSYPLQECRGFIPNVFRGINTSGSNHVYGDLPVPAGMLNGTYKISDLPRGGTLSQKQCLQVPSANMAHNETTTTLISHPVVSHPGNPTTIIQPAGAHESLQRPVSHVGEDDIQYPQTSCLRLSPGFSKGVICSPQSPLRSDCQPNSPTESNSSKNATLSLRQPSDCPKDTKARNWKKYKFIVMNRSPDENEKEAQGGGGEAVAMSPTLGHCGSGASSGHGELQAEDGADDHREEILMSQSVDSCSSSTCSSISYRRCSSCGCESPQCMDMGHLSLDSYSRDDTTKLHSECSSSSCEGNVYFCNECDSKFTEQDSLKEHMAQVHSDKPYKCDCCQAAFRYKGNLASHKTVHSGSKPYHCNICGAQFNRPANLKTHTRIHSGEKPYKCETCGSRFVQVAHLRAHVLIHTGEKPYPCEICGTHFRHLQTLKSHMRIHTGEKPYHCEKCDLHFRHKSQLRLHLRQKHGAVTNTKAQYRRAPSNMLTGLVKSC is encoded by the exons ATGGCCACGACTGCAGACGGCTGCATTCAATTCACACGCCATGCAGGCGACGTCCTGCTCAACTTTAACCGCCTCCGCAGCAGGAACATCCTGACGGATGTCACCATCCAGGTGGACGGACAGCATTTTCATGCTCACAAGGCCATCTTGGTGGCCTGCAG TGGTTTCTTTTATTCTGTGTTCATGGACCCCAAGAACGCAGACCTTGGTGCCATCAGCTTAGACCCCAAAGTGGACTCCAAGGGTTTCTCCATCCTGCTGGACTTCATGTACACGTCCTGTCTGGATATTAAGGACAGTCTGGTCCTGGACACGATGAACACAGCCATCTACCTCCAGATGGAACATGTGGCCGACACCTGCCACAGGTTCATCAAGTCCag GCATCAGATCGAAGAGGTACAGATCAACTCATCACACCTGGTTGAGGAGATCGCTGCTTTGACGCCTGTTGACGAGAAAGAGCCAGACTATAAAAGCAACCGCATGTCAACCTCATACCCTCTCCAGGAGTGCAGGGGCTTCATCCCTAATGTTTTTAGGGGAATCAACACTTCTGGTTCCAATCACGTCTACGGTGACCTTCCTGTCCCTGCTGGGATGTTGAACGGTACCTATAAGATCAGCGACCTTCCTAGAGGAGGGACTTTGTCCCAGAAACAATGCTTGCAGGTACCCAGCGCCAACATGGCTCACAACgagaccaccaccaccctcatcTCCCACCCTGTGGTATCCCACCCCGGTAACCCCACCACTATCATCCAACCTGCTGGAGCCCACGAGAGCCTTCAAAGGCCTGTCTCTCACGTGGGGGAAGACGACATTCAGTATCCACAGACCAGCTGCCTAAGATTGTCCCCAGGTTTTAGCAAAGGTGTGATCTGCAGCCCTCAAAGCCCCCTCAGGTCTGACTGCCAGCCCAACTCGCCCACAGAGTCCAACAGCAGCAAAAACGCCACGCTGAGCCTCAGACAGCCCTCCGACTGCCCCAAAGACACCAAGGCCCGCAACTGGAAGAAGTACAAGTTCATCGTGATGAACCGATCTCCTGATGAGAATGAAAAGGAGGCTCAGGGAGGCGGTGGGGAAGCTGTAGCCATGTCCCCGACACTGGGCCACTGTGGGAGCGGTGCATCCAGTGGACACGGTGAGCTCCAGGCAGAAGACGGAGCCGACGATCACAGAGAAGAAATCCTCATGTCTCAGAGTGTggacagctgcagcagcagcacctgTAGCAGCATCAG CTATCGTAGATGCTCCTCATGTGGCTGTGAAAGCCCCCAGTGCATGGACATGGGTCACCTTTCTCTGGACTCATACAGCCGAGACGACACCACAAAACTGCACTCTGAgtgttcctcctccagctgtg AAGGCAACGTCTACTTCTGCAACGAATGTGACTCCAAGTTCACAGAACAAGACTCCCTGAAGGAACACATGGCCCAGGTTCACAGTGACAAGCCATACAAGTGTGACTGCTGCCAGGCCGCCTTCCGCTACAAGGGCAACCTGGCCAGCCACAAGACGGTTCACAGCG GTTCAAAACCCTACCACTGCAACATATGCGGCGCTCAGTTTAACCGGCCAGCCAACCTCAAGACGCATACGCGCATCCACTCTGGAGAAAAGCCATATAAGTGCGAGACATGCGGTTCCAGATTTGTCCag GTGGCCCATCTTCGCGCCCATGTGTTaattcacacaggagagaagccGTACCCCTGTGAGATCTGTGGGACTCACTTCCGCCACCTTCAGACGCTCAAGAGCCACATGCGCATTCACACAGGAGAAAAGCCTTATCAT TGTGAGAAATGTGACCTCCACTTCAGACACAAGAGTCAGCTGAGGCTTCATCTGCGGCAGAAGCACGGCGCGGTCACCAACACCAAGGCTCAGTACCGCCGGGCCCCGAGCAACATGCTCACAGGCCTGGTGAAGTCCTGCTGA